CGAGTCGGGGGTGAAGGTGCAGGCGACGTCGAGGGGGTCCGTATCGTCAATGTACAGGACCCCCGATATTAAGCCGGTCGGGGAGAGGCCTCCGACGCTGAAGGCCAGGGCGAAACTGTGGATGTTCCTCGATGTGTCCTCCACGGTGAACTCGATGGTCGCCACGTCCACCCCGGAGATGTCGTCCACCACGTGAAAGGTGATCGTCGTTTCCGCGGGCACGTCCCCGGCGCCGTCGGCGGGATTCATGCCGGTCACCTCTGGCGGGAGGTAGTCCTCGACGGTGTCGTCCTCCCAGTAGCAGCGGAGCATGAAGTCGCCGAAGAGGTCCATCGGGGACCAGTCTCCCAGGTAGCCGGTCCAGTTGTGCGTGCCGGCCTCGGCGTCCACGCCCACCGAGTCGCAATACGGGTAATCGCCGAACTGCTCGAAGGCGATGTAGAAGATACTGGTGGACAGGGCGACGGCGGCGTCAATCCACTCGAAGGAGCCTGGATCGGTGAACCCGAGATAGGCGTGGTCGAGGTCCGCGCCGGGATAGCCGCTCACGTCATCGAAGACGTGCATGTAGCAGCCCTGGTAGGTGCTGTCGGGCCAATCGGGGTAAGTCGCGGCTCCGTACGCGGTGACCGTGCCGTCGGCGACCCCGCCGGTCTTCTCGTCGTCGAACTGAACGGCCCAGTAGTTGCCGCCGGTGTACCAGCACCAAAAATAGCTTAAGGTGCCGTCGTCCCAGTAGAACTCGTACTCCGCCGGCGGATCGGGGTGGGAGTTGACGGGCGGCCCGGTGGCGGACACGGCCAGCCACGAAGCCGCGACTCCCGTGACTAACACGAAGATGAAAAGAAACATCTTTCGCATGACATCCTCCCCCGTGTCTGAAATCGAAAGTTTTATGAAAATGCACGTTATTTATAGCATAAAAAAAGAAGTCGGGCAAGGTGTGCCATCCAGGACGTAGTTAGGGGCGGTTTGGCAACCGCCCCCGTCCCGCCAGCGGGTGCTAGTAGAGCGCCTTGATCTCGCCCCAGGTGCTGTTTTTCACTCCGACGTCCTCGGTCGAGAAATCCCAGACGACGTCCTGGCTGGTTTCGTTGCCCCGTTCGTCGGCCAGGCCGGCGGCCACGGTGCAGGTGATGGTGTCGGTATAGGGCAGGTCGTCGTCGGGGGTGAAGGTGCAGACGACGTCGAGGGGGTCCGTGTCGTCAATGTACATGACCCCCGATATCACGCCGGCCGGGGAGAGACCGCCGGCGCTCAAGGCCACTGCGAAGCTGTGGATGTTCAACGAGGTGTCCTCCACGGTGAGCTCGATGGTCGCCACGTCCACCCCGGAGATGTCGTCCACCACGTGGAAGACGATCGTCGTCTCCACGGACACGCCAACCTCGCCGTCATCGGGGTCCATGCCGGTCACCTCGGGCGGCTGGAAGTCCTCGATGGGTTCGCCATCCCAGTAGCAGCGGAGCATGAAGTCACCGAAAGACGTGCTGTTACCCCAGGAGCCCTGGTAACCGGTCCAGTTGTGCGAGCCGCTGGACGCGTCAACGCCCATCGAGTCGCAGTTCGGGTAACCGCCGACCTGTTCGAAGGCGATGTAGAAGGTGCTGGTGGTCAGGGCGACGCCGGCGTCAAGCCACTCGAAGGAGCCTGGATTGGTGAACCCGAGGTAGGTGCGGTCGAGGTCCGCGCCGGGATACCCCCCGTCGTCGCCGAGCACGTGCATGTAGCAGCCCTGGTAGGTGCTGTCGGGCCAGCCGGGGTAGGTCGCGGCCCCGTAGGTGTTGACCACACCGTCGGTGATCCCGCCGGTCTTCTCGTCGTCGAAATCCACCGCCCAGTAGTTCCCGGCGGTCATCCAAACCCAGCCGCTGCTCAAAGTGCCGTCGTCCCAGTAGAACTCGTACTCCGCCGGCGGACCTGGGTGGGCGTTAAAGGCCGGTCCGGTGGTGGACAGCGTCAGGGGATACGCCGCGGCACCCATGACCAGCACGACGATGGCAATGAACACCTTTCGCATGAGATCCTCCTCCTGTAGTTGAAAGGACAAATTTATTCCCTTCCGACATACTTTTATAGCACATAAAATGGACACTGGCAAGATGTTTTGTCCAAGGCGCAGCCGGGAAGGCGGTTTGGCGACCGCCCCCGATCTCCACGCGCCCTAGTACAGCGCCTTCACCCGCCCCCAGGTGGTGTCTTCCACCGACTGGTAATCCTTGGTAGTAAAGGTCCAGACGAAATCCTCACCCATCCTATTACCACAACAATCAGCCAGTGTACCATCCACGGTGCAAGTAATAGTTTCACCTTCAGGCAGGTCGTCGTCAGGGAAAAAGATACAAACCACGTCGTTGAGGTCGTCATCGTCTATGTATAGAGTTCCCGATATCACACGGATCGGGGAGAGGCCACCGATGTTGAAGGCCAGGGCGAAGCTGTGGACGTTCTTCGAGGCGTCCTCCACGGTGAACTCGATGGTCGCCACGTCCACCCCGGAGATGTCGTCCACCACGTGGAAGACGATCGTCGTGTCCACGGGCACGTCCTCGGCGCCGTCGGCGGGATCCATGCCGGTCACATATGGTGAGCTGTCATCTTCTGGTATCTCATCGTTCCAGTAGCAACGGATCATGAAATCACTGAAGGCGGTTGACGGGGCCCAGGAGCCCTGGTAGCCGGTCCAGTTGTGCGTCCCGGCCACGGCGTCCACACCAATGGCGTCTGTATACGGGTAATTCCCAAACTGCCGGAAGGCGATGTAGAAGACACCACCATCCACAAAGACCGGGCTGCCGGGATAAACCCACTCGAAGACTCCACCCTGGGTGAACCCCAGGTATTCGTTGTCGAGGCTGCTCCCCGGATAGCCGCCCACGTCCTCAAAGGTGTGCATGTAGCAACCCTGATACGTCGAGTCCGGCCAGTCTGGATAGGCCACAGCGCCATATTTAGTGACGTAGCCATCAGCGCCGCCGGTCTTCGCCTGGTCGAATTTAACGGCCCAGTAGTTCCCGGCGGTGAACCAGACCCAGCAGCTACTCACGATGCCGTCGTCCCAGTAGAACTCGTACTCCGTCGGCGGGCCTGGGTGGGCGTTAAAGGCCGGTCCGGTAGTGGACAGCGCCGGGGGATATGCCGAGGCGCCCATGACCAGCACGACGATGGCAATGAACACCTTTCGCATGACATCCTCCTCCTGTAGTTGATATTACAAGTTTATTCCTTTCCGACACAGTTTCATAGCACATAAAATGGACACCGGCAAGATGTTCCGTCCAAGATGCAGCCGGGGGGGCGGTTTGCGACCGCTCCCCGTTCTCGCCAAGACTCAGTACAGAGCCTTCCCCCGACCGCAAATAATGTCCTCGACGTTCGGATTTTCATCGTCGGAGCAGCAGCGCAGCAGGAAGTCCCCGAAGAGGGTCGTCGGGGACAGGAGCCCCGGCAGCCGGTCCAGTTGTGCGTCCCGGCCACGGAGTCCACGACCATCGCGTCGGTCGAAGGGTAGTTGCCTATCTGCTGGGAGATGTAGAAAACACCTGGTACCGACTGCGGTGGGATTACATCCACACACTGGTACACGCCGCCCTGGGTGAACTGGAGAAGACCCCACCACGGGTCATCACCGGGATAGCCGCCGAGGTCATCGAAGGTGTGCATGTCAACGCCCTGGGAGGAACCGTCGGGTCAACCGGTGTAGGTGCATGCACCGTAGAGAGTGACCACGCCGGGTCTCCCGTCGTTCTTAACATCGTCGAACTGCACGGCCCGGTAGTCGCCGCCGGTGAACCGGACCCAACCGCTGGACATGATGCCGTCGTCTCGGTAGAACTCGAACTCCTCCGGCGGCTGGGAATGGGCGTTGAGGCAGATGCCGGTGGTCGCCACGGTGTTGGCGGTCAGGGCCGCCGTGGCGAGAAAAAATGAGCCAAAACGCCTTTCTCATTGTTCCCCCTTGGTGTGTGACAAGAATCTTGAACAGGGTAAAAGAACACCCTCACCTATAATATTTAACACGTTCTGACTCCCGTTTCAGAATAAAAAAGGCCTTGCTCCGATTCCGAGCCAACCGGTGAATCGTCCACCGCCTGGAGCGGTATGACCCGCCTCCCCGACTCTCCGCTCACCGTACCCGGCCCGCTATCCATAAAAAAAGGGCGGCTCCGAGAGCCGCCCGTAGGTACCGGATGTGTCTAGTACAGGGCCTTGACGGCGCCCCAGGTGGTCTCATTGACGGCAACCTCATCCCAGTAGCAACGGAGCATGAAGTCGCCGAAGGCGGTCGAAGGGGCCCAGGAGCCCTGGTAGCCGGTCCAGTCGTGCGTCCCGGCCACGGCGTCCACGCCTATCGAGTCGGCCTGCGGGTAGTTCCCGACCTGCTGGAAGGCGATGTAGAAGACGGCGTCGGTCACATCAATGACGGGATCGGAATCTATCCACTGGAAAACGCCGCCCGCGGTGAACATCAAGTTCTCAAACCCCAGGTCTGTGCCCGGGTAGCCGCCCAGGTCCGAGAAGGTGTGGAGGTTGGTGCCCTGGAAGGGGGTGTCCGGCCAACCAGGATAGGTCACGGCACCGTAAGTGTTTACCGTACCGGTAGATCCGCCGGTCTTGACCTCGTCGAACTGCACGCCCCAGTAGTTGCCGCCGGTGAACCAGATCCAACCGCTGGACATAATCCCGTCATCCCAGTAGAACTCATACTCGGCCGGGGGCTGAGGATGAGTGTTGAACGGGATGCCGGAGGTAACCAGGCTGTTGGCGGCGAAGGCCGCAACGGCAACAAGCAGCAATAGCACGAGCTTCTTCATACATTTCCTCCGGATGTTGTTGGTTCGCAAAATCGTTAGCCCCGTCGGAGAAGCCGACAGGTAACACAAGGAAAATCTAGCACCCCGTCTGGTGAATGTCAAGAACTATTCTTATTGAATGTCAGTCTCATTAAAATACGCCAGACGCGCCTCGGCGAACGCCTTCTGATCACCGGGGGTCCGAGGTCCGGCCAGGCGGAGGAACTCCCGGTACAGAATCGCCGCGTCCGCCGCCCCCATCGGCGAGAGCTCGACGAGCCTGGCGAAGTGAAAGTAAACCTCCGGCTCGTCGGGCATGAGGACCAGGCAGCGATGGTACAGCTCCTCGGCCTCGTCGTAGCGACCGGCCTCGTGGGTGCAGACGGCCTGGTTTAAAAGCGCCTGAGTCATGGAGGGATCGGCGCGGAACGCGTCGGCGAAGCGGGCCGCCGCGAGGTCCAGCTCGCCCCTCGCCTGGTGGAGGAGCCCCAGATCGTATCCGACCACCGCCGCCCCCGGGGCGATGCGCCGCGCCTCGTTCAGCGGCGTTTCGGCCTCGTCGAGACGACCCTCGCTCAAGAGAATGGCGGCCAGGCCGGTCAGCGCCTCGAGGTGGGCGGGATCGAGCTCCAGAGCCCGGCGGTAGGCGGTCTCCGCCTCGCCCATCCGCTCCTGCCGCACGAGGTTCGCGGCCAGGTTGGAGTGGACCCCGGCCTCATCGGGCATCCGCTCCACGAGCCACCGCCAGGCGCGCTCCGCCTCGCCCAGGTATCCCTTCGATTCGTAGAAGAGGGCCAGGTTCTCCCCGGCCGCGAGGGCCGACGGACCGGAGAGCTCCCGCGCCCGCTTCAGGAAATCCACGGCCCGCTCGTCGTCGCCCAGCTCCGCCGCCAGGGCACCGGCGTTGGCCAGGAGCGCCGCGTCGTCGGCGGAGAGCGAAACCGCCGCCTCATAGTGACCGAGGGCCAGACGGTCCAACCCCAGCGCGTCGAGGGTTTCGGCCAGCCTGGCCCGCGGTTGCCAGTTCTTTCCGGCGACGAGGTCGGCTAGGGCCAGTTGACCCGCGGCGCACCCCGGGAAACCGGCGCCCAGCGCGTGGGACAGCCGCGAGAGCGGGTACTGGAGGGCCAGGTTCCGCGAGGCAACGTCGGGGTAAACCCCGGGACGCCGTTCCAGATACTCGAGGGCGCTCACCGTCGCCCCCTCGACGACGGATGGGTAACGGTACCCCAGGCCGGTCGGCTGTAGCCCTCTGTCCGGCAGCCCCTCGGGCACGAGCCCGGTTACCGGGCGGTGCGCCCGGAGTGCGGGGATGAGAAAATCGTCCCCGTACTCCGCCTGCGTCCGACGGAGGAAGCGGAAGAGTGGCTCCACGTCTGGGCGGAGGTCGGCGGTTTCGTGCAGGGCCAGGGCGCCGAAGAGGTCGTCGGTGCGGGCCAGGAGCTGGGAACCGGGGGGGGCGACGCGGAGGACATCGGCGGCGAACCGCTCCGCCAGCCTGTCTCCCGCGCGCGCGTGCCCCGCGTGGTAGGCAAACAGAACCCCGGCCACGGCGACGGGCAAGAGCGGCATGGACCGGCCCAGCCAGCGGTCCTTGAACCGCCTCTGGGCCCGGGCGAGACCGAGCCCGGCCAGAAGGGCCAGGGCCGCCGCGGGTCCCAGAAGGTAGGCGTCAACGTCCGGTTTGGCGTACCCGGCGGTGAGAAAGAGGCCCACCGCAACCCAGGAGATTAGGGCCGCGGCCCAGCGCGGGCGCTCCACGAAACAGAAGACCAGCCCGAGGAGGATGGGGACCAGAATCAGCCAGCCCCGCTCC
This genomic interval from bacterium contains the following:
- a CDS encoding Ig-like domain-containing protein, coding for MRKMFLFIFVLVTGVAASWLAVSATGPPVNSHPDPPAEYEFYWDDGTLSYFWCWYTGGNYWAVQFDDEKTGGVADGTVTAYGAATYPDWPDSTYQGCYMHVFDDVSGYPGADLDHAYLGFTDPGSFEWIDAAVALSTSIFYIAFEQFGDYPYCDSVGVDAEAGTHNWTGYLGDWSPMDLFGDFMLRCYWEDDTVEDYLPPEVTGMNPADGAGDVPAETTITFHVVDDISGVDVATIEFTVEDTSRNIHSFALAFSVGGLSPTGLISGVLYIDDTDPLDVACTFTPDSDLPYADVITCTVAAGLADILGNETDHDVVWDFTTEGEPVEDFSPPEVTGMNPADGAEDVPVETTIVFHVWDDFSGVDVATIEFTVEDTSRNIHSFAPTFSVGGLSPTGVISGVLHVDDIDPLDVVCKFTPDDDLPYTDTITCTVAAGLADALGNETHNDIVWDFSTEDVGVKNSTWGEIKALY
- a CDS encoding Ig-like domain-containing protein; this translates as MRKVFIAIVVLVMGAAAYPLTLSTTGPAFNAHPGPPAEYEFYWDDGTLSSGWVWMTAGNYWAVDFDDEKTGGITDGVVNTYGAATYPGWPDSTYQGCYMHVLGDDGGYPGADLDRTYLGFTNPGSFEWLDAGVALTTSTFYIAFEQVGGYPNCDSMGVDASSGSHNWTGYQGSWGNSTSFGDFMLRCYWDGEPIEDFQPPEVTGMDPDDGEVGVSVETTIVFHVVDDISGVDVATIELTVEDTSLNIHSFAVALSAGGLSPAGVISGVMYIDDTDPLDVVCTFTPDDDLPYTDTITCTVAAGLADERGNETSQDVVWDFSTEDVGVKNSTWGEIKALY
- a CDS encoding Ig-like domain-containing protein, with protein sequence MRKVFIAIVVLVMGASAYPPALSTTGPAFNAHPGPPTEYEFYWDDGIVSSCWVWFTAGNYWAVKFDQAKTGGADGYVTKYGAVAYPDWPDSTYQGCYMHTFEDVGGYPGSSLDNEYLGFTQGGVFEWVYPGSPVFVDGGVFYIAFRQFGNYPYTDAIGVDAVAGTHNWTGYQGSWAPSTAFSDFMIRCYWNDEIPEDDSSPYVTGMDPADGAEDVPVDTTIVFHVVDDISGVDVATIEFTVEDASKNVHSFALAFNIGGLSPIRVISGTLYIDDDDLNDVVCIFFPDDDLPEGETITCTVDGTLADCCGNRMGEDFVWTFTTKDYQSVEDTTWGRVKALY
- a CDS encoding DUF2723 domain-containing protein, yielding MTTDAVPRQSARGIERLLPWLAASVALVLYLVTLAPGLVAGDAGELQTAVASLGVAHPTGYPLYLQTGLLFLALGGAWGLNLFSALAMALAAGLAVRLGLRLTGSAVAAVFVGVLVIFGQQAWLEALSAEVYALSLALQLVCLNLALELRGAAGSAGTVKGDSKPDSRFFPLLALAYGLSLAHHLSALFLLPALLVLVPWRDLEPRSGALAAAAFLLGLSAYLYLPLRAASTSAVNWGDPRTLGALLAHLRGGDYGTALFSGTATGYLARLGRLALLLVMERGWLILVPILLGLVFCFVERPRWAAALISWVAVGLFLTAGYAKPDVDAYLLGPAAALALLAGLGLARAQRRFKDRWLGRSMPLLPVAVAGVLFAYHAGHARAGDRLAERFAADVLRVAPPGSQLLARTDDLFGALALHETADLRPDVEPLFRFLRRTQAEYGDDFLIPALRAHRPVTGLVPEGLPDRGLQPTGLGYRYPSVVEGATVSALEYLERRPGVYPDVASRNLALQYPLSRLSHALGAGFPGCAAGQLALADLVAGKNWQPRARLAETLDALGLDRLALGHYEAAVSLSADDAALLANAGALAAELGDDERAVDFLKRARELSGPSALAAGENLALFYESKGYLGEAERAWRWLVERMPDEAGVHSNLAANLVRQERMGEAETAYRRALELDPAHLEALTGLAAILLSEGRLDEAETPLNEARRIAPGAAVVGYDLGLLHQARGELDLAAARFADAFRADPSMTQALLNQAVCTHEAGRYDEAEELYHRCLVLMPDEPEVYFHFARLVELSPMGAADAAILYREFLRLAGPRTPGDQKAFAEARLAYFNETDIQ